The Magnolia sinica isolate HGM2019 chromosome 9, MsV1, whole genome shotgun sequence genome contains a region encoding:
- the LOC131255836 gene encoding uncharacterized protein LOC131255836 isoform X1, translating into MDSIKAPAGRKIPFFLLTIGGPSFPNLSQSLTPIFHCSIHDSLPADSRFRPIEVYFVHSSIEDSPHLTEMLIANKDKLPCIDCISQVQKLQKELQEEIDLHFALANTVAQTSTPLSDSPSQIPTKAQELLSNKDVLEITVLKLEEELIALHFLLSQERNERM; encoded by the exons ATGGATTCAATCAAAGCTCCCGCCGGAAGAAaaattcccttttttcttttgacAATCGGAGGCCCCTCCTTccccaatctctctcaatctcttacGCCCATTTTTCATTGTTCGATTCACGACAGTCTGCCCGCCGATAGCCGATTTCGGCCCATTGAAGTCTATTTCGTCCATTCATCCATCGAAGATTCACCCCATCTCACag AGATGCTTATTGCCAATAAAGACAAACTCCCGTGCATTGATTGCATTTCTCAGGTTCAGAAACTACAAAAGGAGCTACAAGAGGAGATCGACTTGCATTTTGCTTTGGCAAATACTGTTGCTCAAACTTCTACACCTTTGTCTGATTCTCCTTCTCAGATTCCCACCAAG GCTCAGGAGCTGTTGTCTAACAAAGATGTGCTCGAGATCACAGTTCTAAAGCTTGAAGAAGAATTGATTGCCTTGCATTTTCTACTTAGTCAAGAGAGGAATGAACGTATGTAA
- the LOC131255836 gene encoding uncharacterized protein LOC131255836 isoform X4, giving the protein MKFVLGMEVHGGISEYSKMLIANKDKLPCIDCISQVQKLQKELQEEIDLHFALANTVAQTSTPLSDSPSQIPTKAQELLSNKDVLEITVLKLEEELIALHFLLSQERNERM; this is encoded by the exons ATGAAATTTGTGCTTGGAATGGAAGTACATGGTGGAATATCAGAATATTCTA AGATGCTTATTGCCAATAAAGACAAACTCCCGTGCATTGATTGCATTTCTCAGGTTCAGAAACTACAAAAGGAGCTACAAGAGGAGATCGACTTGCATTTTGCTTTGGCAAATACTGTTGCTCAAACTTCTACACCTTTGTCTGATTCTCCTTCTCAGATTCCCACCAAG GCTCAGGAGCTGTTGTCTAACAAAGATGTGCTCGAGATCACAGTTCTAAAGCTTGAAGAAGAATTGATTGCCTTGCATTTTCTACTTAGTCAAGAGAGGAATGAACGTATGTAA
- the LOC131255836 gene encoding uncharacterized protein LOC131255836 isoform X3, giving the protein MVEYQNILGLLEAHVELQPLLLKSHDRLKDLLFLDIALDSTVRTTVERGYEELNNVEPERCLLPIKTNSRALIAFLRFRNYKRSYKRRSTCILLWQILLLKLLHLCLILLLRFPPRLRSCCLTKMCSRSQF; this is encoded by the exons ATGGTGGAATATCAGAATATTCTA GGATTGCTGGAGGCTCATGTGGAACTTCAACCTTTGCTTCTTAAATCTCATGATCGCTTAAAGGATCTATTATTTTTGGATATTGCCCTTGATTCTACAGTTAGGACGACCGTTGAGAGGGGATATGAGGAGCTAAATAATGTTGAACCAGAG AGATGCTTATTGCCAATAAAGACAAACTCCCGTGCATTGATTGCATTTCTCAGGTTCAGAAACTACAAAAGGAGCTACAAGAGGAGATCGACTTGCATTTTGCTTTGGCAAATACTGTTGCTCAAACTTCTACACCTTTGTCTGATTCTCCTTCTCAGATTCCCACCAAG GCTCAGGAGCTGTTGTCTAACAAAGATGTGCTCGAGATCACAGTTCTAA
- the LOC131255836 gene encoding alpha-glucan water dikinase, chloroplastic-like isoform X2 encodes MVEYQNILGLLEAHVELQPLLLKSHDRLKDLLFLDIALDSTVRTTVERGYEELNNVEPEVQKLQKELQEEIDLHFALANTVAQTSTPLSDSPSQIPTKAQELLSNKDVLEITVLKLEEELIALHFLLSQERNERM; translated from the exons ATGGTGGAATATCAGAATATTCTA GGATTGCTGGAGGCTCATGTGGAACTTCAACCTTTGCTTCTTAAATCTCATGATCGCTTAAAGGATCTATTATTTTTGGATATTGCCCTTGATTCTACAGTTAGGACGACCGTTGAGAGGGGATATGAGGAGCTAAATAATGTTGAACCAGAG GTTCAGAAACTACAAAAGGAGCTACAAGAGGAGATCGACTTGCATTTTGCTTTGGCAAATACTGTTGCTCAAACTTCTACACCTTTGTCTGATTCTCCTTCTCAGATTCCCACCAAG GCTCAGGAGCTGTTGTCTAACAAAGATGTGCTCGAGATCACAGTTCTAAAGCTTGAAGAAGAATTGATTGCCTTGCATTTTCTACTTAGTCAAGAGAGGAATGAACGTATGTAA